Proteins encoded in a region of the Gammaproteobacteria bacterium genome:
- a CDS encoding glutamate decarboxylase, whose translation QVPAYTMPEHAQDVAVLRIVVREGFSGDMADMLLVDIKKAVEHFESLAVHTPKAPSPQFAH comes from the coding sequence GCAGGTGCCCGCCTATACCATGCCGGAACACGCCCAGGACGTGGCGGTGCTGCGCATCGTCGTCAGGGAGGGCTTCAGCGGGGACATGGCAGACATGCTGCTCGTCGATATAAAGAAGGCGGTTGAGCATTTCGAGAGCCTAGCGGTGCATACCCCCAAGGCCCCTTCGCCTCAGTTCGCCCACTGA
- a CDS encoding neuromedin U, with protein sequence MDLPVVFGLFALALTCCPTARAALSAEELARLAQNPIANLISVPFQNNTNFGFGPQDGTQNIINIQPVIPITLNKDWNLITRTIFPLIWQPELSPVQDSTFGLGDTLFSAFLSPSDAASGWIWGAGAVAQLPTHTDSSLGNNNWGLGPTAVVLRLREGSPWVYGMLINNVWSLGTSDAPAYNNGLIQPFLNYNFKGGTYLTSAPILTVDWDADSGNQWTVPLGGGIGHIFHFGKLPINAQLSGYANVITPENGADWQLRTQMQFMFPK encoded by the coding sequence TTGGATCTGCCTGTCGTATTCGGGCTTTTCGCGCTTGCGCTTACCTGTTGCCCGACGGCACGCGCGGCGCTGAGCGCAGAGGAGCTGGCGAGGCTGGCCCAAAACCCGATCGCCAACCTGATCAGCGTCCCGTTCCAGAACAACACGAACTTTGGCTTCGGGCCCCAAGACGGCACCCAGAACATCATCAACATCCAGCCCGTGATACCCATCACCCTGAACAAGGATTGGAACCTGATCACCCGAACGATCTTTCCGCTGATCTGGCAACCGGAGCTGAGCCCCGTCCAGGACAGCACCTTCGGGTTGGGCGACACGCTTTTCTCCGCCTTCCTATCGCCCAGCGACGCCGCGTCGGGCTGGATCTGGGGCGCCGGCGCCGTCGCCCAGCTCCCGACCCATACGGACAGCTCTCTCGGCAACAACAACTGGGGCCTCGGGCCGACGGCGGTTGTGCTGCGGTTGAGAGAGGGCAGTCCCTGGGTCTACGGTATGTTGATCAACAACGTCTGGTCGTTGGGAACCAGCGACGCACCTGCCTACAACAATGGCCTGATACAGCCCTTCCTGAACTACAACTTTAAGGGCGGCACCTACCTCACCAGCGCCCCGATCCTAACGGTCGACTGGGATGCCGATAGCGGCAATCAATGGACCGTGCCATTGGGCGGCGGCATCGGCCACATCTTCCACTTCGGCAAACTGCCGATTAATGCTCAGCTCAGCGGTTACGCCAATGTCATCACGCCGGAAAACGGTGCCGACTGGCAACTGCGGACGCAGATGCAGTTCATGTTCCCCAAGTAG
- a CDS encoding PDZ domain-containing protein produces the protein MKQGAVAAGRSLAAISVSDVLVGLAGVEIETIHDFMSALAGLKVGEPAEMAVLRDGTRLRLEVVPVSRE, from the coding sequence TTGAAGCAGGGCGCGGTCGCCGCGGGTAGGTCACTGGCGGCGATCTCCGTCAGCGACGTCCTGGTGGGACTGGCGGGTGTCGAGATCGAGACCATCCACGACTTCATGAGTGCGCTTGCCGGTCTGAAGGTGGGCGAGCCCGCGGAAATGGCGGTGCTGCGCGACGGCACGCGGTTGCGTCTCGAGGTGGTGCCTGTTTCCCGGGAGTAA